A region of Beijerinckia sp. 28-YEA-48 DNA encodes the following proteins:
- a CDS encoding M23 family metallopeptidase, which translates to MSLRASSLKTSRQKTTKGRRPASRYFITLAHGDDIKCIAIRPWALYLAGGVVPLVALLTIGSAAYSLFHDRMLQALMTRQAEMQSAYEDRLAAMRTHVDRVASRQLLDQDSIENRVQELVARQAQLETRAVVVASLADSAGLEANTSTPLPMGRPAAKNRQANQAIGGGFVQAPAFAPLETRDAPALKALERSLAPQKPRPEPIVEDTTPETLPLRSGKTSDASSAVPLALHLAEITAKLDRVENLQVRSVNQIAVTAQRKTAQLRTALASAGVSLDRFTPARQASAGEPAAVGGPFVPLKSDSNGSPFEREVIRQQDQIILAQRLRQALPFIPLRRPLSSVADVTSPFGARTDPFLGRAAMHTGVDLREPYGAQVVATAAGKVVTAGWNGGYGNMVEIDHGHGVSTRYGHMSAILVSEGQQLTAGTVVGRLGSTGRSTGAHLHYEVRIDDEPVDPTRFLRAGAQFFAQR; encoded by the coding sequence ATGTCTTTGCGCGCTTCCTCCCTCAAGACTTCCCGCCAAAAGACGACCAAAGGCCGCCGGCCCGCCTCCCGCTATTTTATTACCCTGGCGCACGGCGACGACATCAAATGCATCGCGATCCGGCCTTGGGCGTTGTACCTGGCCGGCGGTGTCGTCCCCTTGGTCGCCCTGCTGACGATCGGCAGCGCCGCCTATTCCCTTTTTCATGACCGCATGCTGCAGGCGCTGATGACCCGTCAGGCCGAGATGCAGTCGGCCTACGAGGATCGCTTGGCTGCCATGCGCACCCATGTCGACCGGGTCGCCTCACGGCAATTGCTCGATCAGGATTCGATCGAGAACCGGGTACAGGAACTCGTCGCCCGCCAGGCCCAGCTTGAAACCCGCGCCGTGGTCGTCGCCAGCCTCGCCGATAGCGCTGGCCTTGAGGCAAACACCAGCACGCCTCTGCCAATGGGCCGGCCGGCTGCAAAGAACCGCCAAGCGAACCAAGCGATCGGTGGCGGCTTTGTTCAGGCGCCGGCTTTCGCGCCACTCGAAACCCGCGATGCGCCGGCGCTGAAAGCGCTCGAACGCTCCCTCGCGCCGCAGAAACCCCGGCCCGAACCCATCGTCGAAGACACCACGCCCGAGACGCTGCCCTTGCGCTCAGGCAAAACCTCCGATGCTTCCAGCGCCGTGCCGCTGGCGCTGCATCTGGCTGAAATCACCGCTAAGCTCGACCGGGTCGAAAATTTGCAGGTCCGCTCGGTCAACCAGATCGCCGTCACGGCGCAGCGCAAGACGGCGCAATTGCGCACCGCTCTCGCTTCGGCCGGTGTCTCGCTCGACCGTTTCACCCCGGCACGCCAAGCCTCTGCTGGTGAGCCAGCTGCGGTCGGTGGTCCCTTCGTGCCATTGAAGAGCGATAGCAACGGCTCGCCGTTCGAGCGCGAAGTCATCCGCCAGCAAGATCAGATCATCCTCGCCCAGCGCCTGCGCCAGGCCCTGCCCTTCATTCCCCTGCGTCGGCCGTTGTCATCCGTCGCCGATGTCACCTCGCCCTTCGGGGCCCGCACCGATCCGTTTCTCGGCCGTGCCGCCATGCATACGGGCGTCGATCTGCGCGAGCCCTACGGCGCGCAGGTGGTGGCGACCGCCGCCGGGAAAGTCGTCACCGCTGGCTGGAACGGTGGCTACGGCAATATGGTCGAGATCGACCATGGCCATGGAGTCTCCACCCGCTACGGCCATATGTCGGCCATCTTGGTTTCGGAAGGCCAGCAGTTGACCGCCGGCACCGTCGTCGGCCGCCTCGGATCCACCGGTCGTTCCACCGGCGCTCATCTCCATTACGAAGTACGGATCGACGACGAGCCGGTCGATCCGACCCGGTTCCTACGCGCTGGCGCGCAATTTTTTGCGCAACGCTGA
- a CDS encoding manganese efflux pump MntP family protein: MLQTALLAFSLSSDAFAVSIANGARAPRMSIVRTTTIAASFGLLEAVMPLIGYLLGRHFAGAIESVDHWIAFAILGFLGVRMIWMSFKTDTPTGVAMPLSVAAVFATALGTSVDATAVGVTLALVETDIAMTLLAIGFVTFAMAWIGLHLGREIGRRAGAWAERFGGLGLIAIGSNILITHLAA, from the coding sequence ATGTTGCAGACAGCCCTCCTTGCTTTCAGCCTGTCGTCCGACGCTTTCGCGGTCTCGATCGCCAATGGCGCTCGGGCGCCACGCATGTCGATCGTGCGCACCACCACCATCGCCGCCAGCTTCGGCCTGCTCGAGGCGGTGATGCCGCTGATCGGCTATCTGCTCGGCCGCCACTTCGCCGGTGCGATCGAGAGCGTCGACCATTGGATCGCCTTCGCCATCCTCGGCTTCCTCGGCGTGCGCATGATCTGGATGAGCTTCAAAACGGACACGCCCACCGGCGTCGCCATGCCTTTGTCAGTCGCCGCCGTGTTCGCGACGGCTCTCGGCACCAGCGTCGATGCCACCGCCGTCGGCGTCACCTTGGCTTTGGTCGAGACCGATATCGCCATGACGTTGCTGGCCATCGGCTTCGTCACCTTCGCCATGGCCTGGATCGGGCTGCATCTCGGCCGCGAAATCGGCCGGCGCGCCGGCGCCTGGGCCGAACGGTTCGGTGGCCTCGGCCTGATCGCCATCGGCAGCAATATCCTGATCACCCACCTGGCGGCCTAG
- the bcp gene encoding thioredoxin-dependent thiol peroxidase encodes MTAALQEGDKAPAFNLSSDGDGKVSLKSLAGKKIVLYFYPKDDTSGCTREAIDFSGLKKDFTKAGAEVFGVSPDSVKSHDKFKTKHDLSIALLSNEDKTMLEAYGVWTEKSMYGRKYMGVERSTFLIDSKGKIARIWRKVKVDGHAKEVLTAAKALA; translated from the coding sequence ATGACAGCAGCATTACAGGAGGGTGACAAAGCGCCCGCTTTCAACCTGTCCAGCGACGGCGACGGCAAGGTCTCGCTCAAGTCACTCGCGGGCAAGAAAATCGTGCTTTATTTCTACCCCAAGGACGACACCAGCGGCTGTACCCGCGAGGCGATCGATTTTTCCGGCCTGAAGAAGGACTTCACCAAAGCCGGAGCCGAGGTGTTCGGCGTGTCGCCCGATTCGGTGAAAAGCCACGACAAGTTCAAAACCAAACACGACCTCAGCATTGCGCTCCTGTCCAATGAGGACAAGACCATGCTCGAAGCCTATGGCGTGTGGACGGAAAAGAGCATGTACGGCCGCAAATATATGGGCGTCGAACGCTCGACCTTTTTGATTGATAGTAAGGGCAAGATCGCCCGTATCTGGCGGAAAGTGAAGGTAGACGGCCACGCCAAGGAGGTCCTAACCGCTGCCAAAGCACTCGCCTGA
- a CDS encoding AsmA-like C-terminal region-containing protein has protein sequence MSDQVNPAAICDVAPAPTRICARPSFARRCALFCAGTVSLIAILCLGAGGYLYWRLSQGPIHVEWLSTRIQDELNARLPSGYAVQLGHTVIESTDNGPVLSIDGLELRGPDGGLAVTAPRATVSIDPLRLAGGEARPRRLNLYDLNMRLIVLEDGMVALSAGEKEIMLPKPAAMDDPALTTPQARLVSVVAHIIAAATAGASPLGDLEHAGLIGGHLVFEDQRTGVKNRFNNLSLSFDKSNEGADLQVTADDGPRQREVRIKAAGFSGDGADGAARLDMSMRDLSLDDLALLSGRRELPFDFDMPVSGNARFAIGKDGALYVAQGDYTIGEGLFVFRHPDHEPMAVRAVNGSFAWQPDRQVFDLTGTRFLGGGTDLGFSGTIVPPAPNEDAWHVNIDIAPGQFGPERPKETDIVIERGELAVTVNPVAQTWSLDQLNVAGPALSMKLSAQGSWREGENRLALSADVQKTPVRTVMRLWPTFAAPETRAFLLQHLLGGQLDTGSVRIDLDPDAMAALRNAHPVPEQALNIEFNVSDGVFDYLPGAPPLSRLVGSGQVSGKSTQFTASQGQIDLAQGRKLSLVSAKFEIPDQTKWIFPASVNVQYTGTVDAIMDFVSRDALKSYGAVPIDPSTIKGQVDGRAVIDLTLGHEAPGRDPNIRFSQQVSNLTIEKFVGKERLDQGTLTVAGDSKGMTASGQGRLFGTTAKIDMRQANHGPAEAAVSFVLDDAARAKQGWASDAYLSGPMGVRLTALLGQSDKQRGTVELDLQKTAINLPIPGVGKPAGRASKATFTLTGDQDKIQLQQLAFDGGTFSAQGQIDLDGGGGFQSARLSQIKLSPGDDMRADIQLSDDGLKIVARGNVFDARPLLQQANEGQGRSNGGVDLDLKSALVTGYNGQSLANVDLRLIRKGTTLRDIKMTARSGRAPVTVGLTRDDGQPQVTVRAGDGGALLSFFDYYKRMEGGQLVLVTQGFGEDVSGVLSVRDFTLRNEPALGRLLQEGVPQRADERAAQLDPSAVAFNRLGVTFHKVDGRLDIRDAIINGPSIGMTLEGSIDYPRNRVNMNGTFVPAYGVNNLFAKVPLFGPLLGGGTNEGLFGVNFRVSGLASAPTLNINPLSAIAPGFIRKIFGAIDASQTPSPPAPMPQQRQRQPSMPMSITPGQ, from the coding sequence TTGTCTGACCAGGTGAACCCCGCCGCGATCTGCGACGTCGCACCTGCGCCGACGAGGATCTGCGCCCGGCCGAGTTTTGCCCGGCGCTGCGCCTTGTTTTGCGCCGGCACGGTCTCGCTGATCGCGATCCTCTGCCTGGGCGCCGGCGGCTATCTGTACTGGCGCCTCAGCCAGGGGCCGATCCATGTGGAATGGCTGTCGACGCGCATTCAAGACGAGCTCAATGCCCGCTTGCCCAGCGGCTATGCGGTTCAGCTCGGCCATACGGTCATCGAGAGCACCGACAATGGACCGGTTCTGTCCATCGATGGTTTGGAATTGCGCGGCCCGGACGGTGGCCTGGCGGTGACCGCACCGCGCGCCACCGTGTCGATCGACCCACTGCGGCTCGCTGGCGGCGAGGCGCGACCGCGCCGTCTCAATCTCTACGATCTCAATATGCGGCTCATCGTTCTTGAAGACGGCATGGTGGCGCTGTCGGCGGGCGAGAAAGAGATCATGCTGCCAAAGCCCGCGGCCATGGACGATCCGGCGCTGACGACGCCGCAGGCGCGTCTGGTGTCCGTCGTCGCCCATATCATCGCGGCGGCCACCGCCGGGGCCTCGCCGCTGGGCGATCTGGAGCATGCCGGCCTCATCGGCGGTCATCTGGTCTTCGAAGACCAGCGCACCGGCGTGAAGAATCGATTCAACAACCTGTCCTTGTCCTTTGATAAATCGAACGAAGGCGCCGATCTGCAAGTCACGGCCGATGACGGTCCGCGGCAGCGCGAGGTGCGTATCAAGGCGGCGGGGTTTAGCGGCGATGGGGCCGATGGCGCTGCCCGCCTCGACATGTCGATGCGCGATCTCTCGCTCGACGACTTGGCGCTTCTGTCGGGTCGGCGTGAGCTGCCGTTTGATTTCGACATGCCGGTTTCTGGCAATGCCCGTTTCGCCATCGGCAAGGATGGGGCGCTCTATGTGGCGCAGGGCGACTATACGATCGGCGAGGGTCTCTTCGTCTTCCGCCATCCCGATCACGAACCGATGGCGGTGCGCGCGGTCAACGGCTCTTTCGCCTGGCAGCCGGATCGTCAGGTTTTCGATCTCACCGGCACGCGCTTTTTGGGCGGCGGCACGGACCTGGGTTTTTCCGGAACGATCGTTCCGCCGGCGCCGAACGAGGATGCCTGGCACGTCAATATCGATATCGCCCCTGGCCAGTTTGGGCCGGAACGGCCGAAGGAGACCGATATCGTCATCGAGCGTGGCGAGCTGGCGGTCACCGTCAATCCGGTGGCGCAGACGTGGTCGCTTGATCAACTGAATGTCGCCGGGCCGGCTCTGTCGATGAAGCTCAGCGCCCAGGGCAGCTGGCGTGAGGGCGAGAACCGGCTGGCGCTGTCAGCCGACGTGCAGAAGACGCCGGTGCGCACGGTGATGCGGCTGTGGCCGACCTTCGCCGCGCCGGAAACACGCGCGTTCCTCCTGCAACATCTGCTCGGCGGTCAGCTCGATACCGGTTCCGTGCGCATCGATCTCGATCCCGATGCCATGGCGGCGTTGCGCAACGCGCATCCCGTGCCGGAGCAGGCCTTGAACATCGAGTTCAATGTCTCCGACGGCGTGTTCGACTATTTGCCCGGTGCGCCGCCGCTGTCGCGCCTGGTCGGCAGCGGCCAAGTCTCTGGCAAGAGCACCCAGTTCACGGCGAGCCAGGGGCAAATCGATCTGGCGCAAGGGCGCAAACTCTCGCTCGTTTCAGCGAAATTCGAGATTCCAGATCAGACCAAGTGGATATTCCCGGCGTCGGTCAACGTGCAATACACGGGCACCGTCGATGCCATTATGGATTTCGTTTCGCGCGATGCGCTGAAATCCTATGGCGCCGTGCCGATCGATCCGAGCACGATCAAGGGGCAGGTCGATGGCCGCGCGGTGATCGACCTGACCCTTGGGCACGAGGCGCCGGGCCGTGACCCCAATATTCGTTTCTCGCAACAGGTCAGCAATCTGACCATCGAGAAATTCGTCGGCAAGGAGCGGCTGGATCAAGGGACGCTCACTGTCGCTGGCGACAGCAAGGGCATGACGGCCTCGGGGCAGGGCCGTCTCTTTGGCACCACCGCGAAGATCGACATGCGGCAAGCCAACCATGGTCCGGCGGAGGCGGCGGTCTCCTTCGTGCTCGACGATGCCGCGCGCGCCAAGCAGGGCTGGGCCAGCGATGCTTATTTGTCGGGACCGATGGGCGTTCGACTGACGGCGCTTCTTGGTCAAAGCGACAAGCAGCGCGGCACGGTCGAACTCGATTTGCAGAAGACGGCGATCAACTTGCCGATCCCTGGCGTCGGCAAGCCGGCGGGCCGCGCCTCGAAGGCGACATTCACGCTGACCGGCGACCAGGATAAGATCCAGTTGCAACAGCTCGCCTTCGATGGCGGGACGTTCTCAGCGCAGGGACAGATCGATCTCGATGGTGGCGGTGGCTTCCAGAGCGCCCGCCTGAGCCAGATCAAACTCTCGCCCGGCGATGACATGCGCGCCGATATCCAGCTTAGCGACGACGGACTTAAGATCGTCGCGCGCGGCAATGTCTTCGATGCGCGCCCGCTGTTGCAGCAAGCCAATGAGGGGCAGGGGCGTAGCAATGGCGGCGTCGATCTCGATCTCAAGTCGGCGCTGGTGACAGGTTATAATGGTCAGTCCCTGGCCAATGTGGATTTGCGCTTGATCCGCAAGGGCACGACCTTGCGCGATATCAAGATGACGGCGCGTTCCGGCCGTGCGCCAGTGACCGTCGGCCTGACGCGCGACGACGGCCAGCCGCAGGTGACGGTGCGGGCCGGCGACGGTGGCGCGCTGCTGTCTTTCTTCGACTATTACAAGCGCATGGAAGGCGGCCAGCTTGTGCTGGTCACGCAAGGGTTTGGCGAGGATGTGAGCGGCGTGCTCTCGGTGCGCGATTTCACTTTGCGCAACGAGCCGGCGCTCGGCCGTCTGTTGCAGGAGGGCGTGCCGCAGCGGGCCGACGAACGGGCGGCGCAGCTTGATCCGAGTGCCGTCGCCTTCAATCGTCTCGGCGTTACCTTCCATAAGGTCGATGGCCGTCTGGATATCCGGGATGCGATCATCAATGGTCCGTCGATCGGCATGACCCTGGAAGGCTCGATCGATTATCCCCGCAATCGCGTCAATATGAACGGCACATTCGTGCCGGCCTATGGCGTCAATAATCTCTTCGCGAAAGTGCCGTTGTTCGGCCCGCTGCTGGGCGGTGGCACGAACGAAGGTCTGTTCGGCGTCAACTTTCGCGTGTCGGGGCTGGCGAGCGCGCCAACCTTGAACATCAACCCGCTCTCGGCCATCGCGCCTGGCTTCATCCGCAAGATTTTCGGCGCCATCGATGCCTCGCAGACGCCATCGCCGCCGGCTCCGATGCCACAGCAGCGTCAACGCCAGCCGTCGATGCCGATGTCGATCACGCCAGGGCAGTAA
- the tyrS gene encoding tyrosine--tRNA ligase: MSAEFRPKSDFLSVLLERGYVHQCSDFAGVDDKARAGELITYVGYDCTAPSLHIGHLLPTMMMHWLQKTGAGKPIPLMGGGTTRVGDPSGKDESRKLLPVETIDANKAEIGKTFARFLNFGHGKTDAYMSDNAEWLTALNYIDFLRDVGRHFSVNRMLSMDSVAMRLERDQELSFIEFNYMCLQAYDFVELNRRYGCVLQMGGSDQWGNIVTGIDLGRRMGTPQLYALTAPLLTTASGAKMGKTASGAVWLNGDMLSPYDYWQYWRNTEDGDIGRFMRLFTDLPLDEIARYEKLGGAEINEAKKVLANEATAMMHGREAAEQAAETARKTFEEGVAADTLPTITVTTAEFDAGIGVLTANVAAGLVATTGEARRQIKAGGLRVNDKVVTDERAVLTRDDLVNGAVKLSLGKKKHILLRPE; encoded by the coding sequence ATGTCCGCCGAATTCCGCCCGAAATCCGATTTTCTCTCTGTCCTCCTGGAGCGCGGCTACGTGCACCAGTGCTCGGATTTTGCCGGGGTCGACGACAAGGCGCGGGCCGGCGAGCTGATCACCTATGTCGGCTACGACTGCACCGCCCCCTCCCTGCACATCGGCCATCTGCTGCCGACGATGATGATGCACTGGCTGCAGAAGACCGGCGCCGGCAAGCCGATCCCGCTGATGGGCGGTGGCACCACCCGCGTCGGCGATCCCTCGGGCAAGGACGAGAGCCGCAAACTGCTGCCGGTCGAGACCATCGACGCCAACAAGGCGGAGATCGGCAAAACCTTCGCGCGCTTCCTGAACTTCGGCCACGGCAAGACCGACGCTTACATGTCGGACAATGCCGAATGGCTGACGGCGCTCAACTACATCGACTTCCTGCGCGATGTCGGCCGGCACTTCTCGGTCAACCGCATGCTGTCGATGGATTCCGTCGCCATGCGCCTCGAACGCGACCAGGAACTCTCGTTCATCGAATTCAACTACATGTGCCTGCAGGCCTACGACTTCGTCGAGCTGAACCGGCGCTATGGCTGCGTCCTGCAAATGGGCGGCTCGGACCAGTGGGGTAATATCGTCACCGGCATCGATCTCGGCCGCCGCATGGGCACGCCGCAGCTCTACGCGCTCACCGCGCCGCTATTGACCACCGCGTCGGGCGCCAAAATGGGCAAGACCGCGTCAGGCGCCGTCTGGCTCAACGGCGACATGCTCAGCCCCTATGACTACTGGCAGTACTGGCGCAACACGGAGGACGGCGACATCGGCCGCTTCATGCGCCTGTTCACCGACCTGCCGCTCGACGAGATCGCCCGCTACGAAAAGCTCGGCGGCGCCGAGATCAACGAAGCCAAGAAAGTGCTCGCCAATGAGGCGACGGCGATGATGCATGGCCGCGAGGCCGCCGAACAGGCGGCCGAAACGGCACGCAAAACCTTTGAGGAAGGCGTCGCCGCCGACACGCTGCCGACGATCACCGTCACCACCGCCGAATTCGACGCCGGCATCGGCGTGCTGACCGCCAATGTCGCTGCAGGGCTTGTAGCTACAACTGGCGAAGCACGCCGACAAATCAAGGCTGGGGGACTGCGCGTCAACGATAAAGTCGTCACCGACGAGCGAGCTGTGCTAACGCGCGACGATCTAGTTAATGGCGCCGTGAAACTGTCGCTTGGCAAGAAGAAGCACATCCTGCTGCGGCCGGAGTAG
- a CDS encoding MFS transporter, which produces MDRSLLTALIVASALLMENLDSTVISTSLPLIAADLGTSPLSLKLAMTSYMLSLAVFIPASGWVADRFGARNVFRVALVIFIAGSILSGLSQSLEQLVACRVIQGIGGSMMTPVGRLIVLRSVPRSQMIEAFTWLTFPAMVGPMLGPPVGGFISTYFHWRWIFFINVPIAIIGAILVTKYIADVREEKPGVFDFKGFILAGLGFTGVVFGFSLAGGHFISAGPNILLVLAGLGFLGLYVRHARNHPNPLLDLTLFQLVTFRRAILGGTIFRLCMGAVPFLLPLMLQLGFGLSPFHSGLLTFVSAIGALFMKVASAWVLRTFGFRNTLIVNGIVCAGTFAVNALFTPATPHVILLSIFLVGGFFRSLQFTTLNGLVFSDVDSPRMSNATGINATSQQIAASGGIALGAIFVEMTQFARGESALTPDIFAPAFLALGVLMLLSIVIYLRLPPDAGEGLAGPSKRHLPADRDQPAVQAPSPAPTPAPAPSPTPA; this is translated from the coding sequence TTGGACCGCAGCCTACTCACCGCGCTTATCGTGGCCTCGGCACTGCTCATGGAGAATCTGGACAGCACGGTCATCTCGACGTCCCTGCCGCTGATCGCCGCCGATCTGGGCACCAGCCCCCTGTCTTTGAAGCTGGCGATGACCTCCTACATGCTGTCGCTGGCGGTGTTCATCCCGGCCAGCGGCTGGGTTGCGGATCGTTTCGGCGCCCGCAACGTCTTCCGGGTCGCGCTCGTCATTTTCATCGCCGGTTCGATCCTGTCCGGACTGTCGCAATCGCTGGAGCAATTGGTCGCCTGCCGAGTCATCCAAGGGATCGGCGGCTCGATGATGACGCCAGTCGGACGGCTCATCGTGCTGCGCTCGGTGCCGCGCTCGCAGATGATCGAGGCGTTCACCTGGCTCACCTTTCCCGCCATGGTGGGGCCGATGCTCGGGCCGCCTGTCGGCGGTTTCATCTCCACTTATTTTCACTGGCGCTGGATTTTCTTCATCAACGTCCCCATCGCCATCATCGGGGCGATCCTAGTGACGAAGTACATCGCCGACGTGCGCGAGGAGAAGCCCGGCGTGTTCGACTTCAAGGGCTTCATCCTCGCCGGATTGGGCTTCACCGGTGTCGTCTTCGGCTTCTCGCTCGCCGGCGGCCATTTCATCTCCGCCGGTCCCAACATCCTGCTGGTGCTGGCCGGCCTGGGCTTTCTTGGCCTTTATGTCCGCCACGCCCGCAACCATCCCAATCCGCTGCTCGACCTCACCCTGTTCCAGCTGGTCACGTTTCGCCGCGCCATCCTCGGCGGCACGATTTTCCGCCTCTGCATGGGCGCCGTGCCCTTCCTCCTGCCGCTGATGCTGCAGCTGGGCTTCGGCCTGTCGCCGTTTCATTCCGGCCTGCTGACCTTCGTCAGCGCCATCGGCGCCCTGTTCATGAAGGTCGCTTCGGCCTGGGTGCTGCGCACCTTCGGCTTCCGCAACACGCTCATCGTCAACGGCATCGTCTGCGCCGGCACATTCGCCGTCAACGCGCTGTTCACTCCGGCGACACCGCATGTGATCCTGCTGTCGATTTTCCTCGTCGGCGGTTTCTTCCGGTCCCTGCAGTTCACCACCCTCAACGGCCTGGTTTTTTCCGACGTCGATAGCCCGCGCATGAGCAATGCCACCGGCATCAATGCCACCAGCCAGCAGATCGCCGCCTCCGGCGGGATCGCACTGGGCGCCATCTTCGTGGAAATGACCCAGTTCGCCCGTGGCGAAAGCGCCCTCACCCCGGATATTTTCGCGCCCGCCTTCCTAGCTTTGGGTGTGTTGATGCTGCTGTCGATCGTGATCTACCTGCGGCTGCCGCCCGATGCCGGCGAGGGCCTCGCCGGCCCCTCGAAACGGCACCTCCCCGCCGACCGGGATCAGCCAGCGGTTCAGGCGCCAAGCCCCGCGCCAACGCCAGCGCCCGCCCCTTCGCCCACCCCAGCCTGA
- a CDS encoding response regulator encodes MITKSMVALVVEDDSSFREVMAFMLRRMGFKRVALASDVEMAWDILTKSRVDIIVSDWNMEPAMGIDLLRSVRADQTLARKPFIMMTANMSLDYWQTAISAGASDFLCKPFNFKQLRDTVLIVLAQEVHPKPGQAITEELPDPPRPRPLQKPHFSPS; translated from the coding sequence ATGATAACGAAATCAATGGTTGCGCTTGTCGTCGAAGACGATTCAAGCTTTCGCGAAGTCATGGCTTTCATGCTGCGCCGAATGGGCTTCAAGCGCGTCGCCCTGGCCTCAGATGTGGAGATGGCTTGGGATATCTTAACCAAGTCCCGCGTCGACATCATCGTCAGCGACTGGAACATGGAGCCGGCGATGGGCATCGATCTGCTGCGTTCGGTGCGCGCCGACCAGACGCTCGCTCGCAAGCCCTTCATCATGATGACGGCGAACATGTCGCTCGACTACTGGCAGACGGCGATCAGCGCCGGCGCCAGTGACTTCCTGTGTAAACCGTTCAACTTTAAACAATTGCGCGACACGGTGCTCATCGTCTTGGCCCAGGAGGTCCACCCCAAGCCCGGCCAGGCGATCACCGAGGAGCTGCCCGACCCGCCCCGGCCGCGACCTCTGCAAAAACCGCATTTCTCGCCCTCTTGA
- a CDS encoding tripartite tricarboxylate transporter substrate-binding protein codes for MAKWPVLSLVSLCLFAASAQAAEEPNFAGKTISIYASGGGYALYARVLAAHIGKRLPGTPSVIIRELPGAGTLMSANYIAEAARKDGTEIGAVGGSIATVQLYKVPNVRFDPRRLIWLASLASEVGVVAVTAKSGVSSIQDAFSRKVLVGGGGPTSGNIVFPSILNGLLGTRFEIVRGYKSSEDIALAMERGEVEGVASWNWSSIKASRLNWVKSGQIKILLQLALTGHPDLEGIRLVTDLAKTDEQRSAIQLVFSSQDIARPYIAPPGTPAKIVDLWRRAFQETMADPAFTADLTKMNLDSTGAMSGPQVDALIEKLYATSPTVLSEVNGWMEQK; via the coding sequence ATGGCGAAATGGCCTGTGTTGAGCTTGGTATCGCTATGCCTTTTCGCAGCCTCCGCGCAAGCGGCGGAGGAACCGAACTTCGCAGGAAAAACCATTTCCATCTACGCGTCGGGCGGCGGCTATGCACTCTATGCGCGCGTGCTGGCGGCGCATATCGGCAAACGGCTTCCGGGAACGCCGTCCGTCATCATCAGAGAGCTACCGGGCGCCGGCACTCTCATGTCGGCCAATTACATTGCTGAAGCGGCGCGCAAGGACGGCACCGAGATTGGCGCTGTCGGCGGATCGATCGCCACCGTCCAACTCTACAAAGTGCCGAACGTTCGCTTCGATCCGCGCCGCCTGATCTGGCTCGCCAGTCTGGCCAGCGAAGTCGGCGTGGTCGCCGTCACCGCGAAGTCTGGGGTCTCCTCGATTCAAGATGCTTTCTCACGCAAAGTCCTTGTCGGCGGCGGCGGCCCCACGTCGGGAAACATCGTGTTTCCCTCGATCCTGAACGGCCTGCTTGGCACCAGGTTCGAGATCGTCCGCGGCTATAAATCTTCCGAAGACATCGCCCTGGCGATGGAGCGCGGCGAGGTCGAGGGCGTGGCGAGCTGGAATTGGTCGAGCATCAAGGCCTCTCGTCTCAACTGGGTAAAAAGCGGGCAGATCAAGATTCTGTTGCAGCTGGCGCTCACCGGGCACCCGGATCTGGAAGGGATTCGGCTCGTCACCGATCTGGCCAAGACCGACGAGCAGCGCTCAGCGATTCAGCTGGTGTTCTCGTCGCAGGACATCGCCAGGCCCTATATCGCGCCACCCGGTACGCCCGCAAAGATTGTCGATCTTTGGCGCCGCGCCTTCCAGGAGACGATGGCTGATCCAGCCTTCACGGCGGACCTGACGAAGATGAATCTCGATTCCACCGGCGCCATGAGCGGTCCCCAGGTGGACGCGCTGATCGAGAAATTATACGCCACCTCGCCAACGGTCCTGAGCGAGGTCAATGGCTGGATGGAGCAGAAATAG